The following are encoded together in the Flavihumibacter fluvii genome:
- a CDS encoding methyltransferase domain-containing protein, whose protein sequence is MDQPSSPECAISEWFGSDAQFNTLYPEPIRQMTRRHWTPLLVAQKAAAFLRTGPGTKVLDIGSGCGKFCLAAAYYQPDIHFTGVEQRAYLTDEANSALKTLGLKNITFLTANITAIYFKQYQHFYFYNSFYENLAETEKIDQDIPFSKELFDQYSYYVYKQLREAKKGTRLVTYHSLETEVPDEFQIVQTDINDYLKCWIKV, encoded by the coding sequence ATGGATCAACCCTCCTCCCCGGAATGTGCCATCAGCGAATGGTTTGGCAGTGATGCACAATTCAATACCCTTTACCCCGAACCCATCAGGCAAATGACGCGACGGCATTGGACGCCATTACTTGTCGCACAAAAAGCTGCGGCATTCCTGAGAACCGGTCCAGGTACCAAAGTATTGGATATCGGCAGCGGTTGCGGTAAATTTTGCCTCGCTGCTGCTTACTACCAACCTGATATTCATTTCACCGGCGTTGAACAACGGGCATACCTGACCGATGAAGCCAATTCAGCATTAAAAACACTTGGGTTAAAAAACATTACCTTTCTTACTGCCAATATCACTGCGATTTACTTTAAACAGTACCAGCATTTTTATTTTTATAATTCCTTCTATGAGAACCTGGCCGAAACAGAAAAGATAGACCAGGACATTCCCTTTTCAAAAGAGTTGTTCGACCAGTATAGTTATTATGTGTACAAACAGTTGCGTGAAGCGAAAAAGGGAACCCGGCTTGTGACCTACCACAGTTTGGAAACCGAAGTACCAGATGAATTCCAGATCGTACAAACCGATATAAATGATTACCTGAAATGCTGGATTAAAGTTTAA
- the zwf gene encoding glucose-6-phosphate dehydrogenase encodes MAKQSQTFPAGIVIFGAKGDLTRRKLIPALYNLYQGKFLPETFRIYCVDYISVEEAGYKADLRSGVDEFSRNGKTTENEWLAFADHIEYQSGDFLKAETFVTLKSALGKFDISNKKRGRRIFYYAVSPRFIETISEALYRQNICNQDNLDRIVIEKPFGTDLTTARLLNRFLQKRFAEKQIYRIDHYLGKETVQNIMAFRFANYVFEPLWNNRFVDHVEISVTEKVSVGARGGYYDSSGALRDMVQNHILQLLCVTAMECPKEYEAEAIRTAKNAVIKNIRPVSGAQVFKQVVRGQYKGYKKEDHVASSSTTETYVAAKLFIDNKRWKGVPFFLRTGKSLTRQSTTIIIQFKHAPLKIFKDDIEPNRLIISIQPELEISLLFESKVPGLQMKLKPVEMDFTYKESYTEAIPEAYEALILDVLKGDPTLFMRADQVESAWQVVMPILEAWQKQPAKELHQYIAGTEGPTAAVDLLKPFAKTWTGLPEQQKT; translated from the coding sequence ATGGCGAAACAATCGCAGACATTTCCAGCCGGCATTGTCATCTTTGGTGCTAAAGGAGACCTCACCCGACGCAAACTTATCCCTGCCCTGTATAATCTCTACCAGGGGAAATTCCTGCCAGAAACCTTCCGCATTTATTGCGTGGATTATATCAGTGTAGAAGAAGCCGGTTATAAGGCAGACCTGCGTTCAGGTGTAGACGAATTTTCAAGAAATGGAAAAACAACCGAGAATGAGTGGCTCGCTTTCGCTGATCATATAGAATACCAATCGGGTGATTTCCTTAAAGCAGAAACATTTGTCACACTGAAATCAGCACTTGGAAAATTCGATATTTCCAATAAAAAACGGGGCCGCCGTATTTTTTACTATGCCGTATCGCCCCGTTTTATTGAAACCATTTCGGAAGCCCTTTACCGGCAAAATATTTGCAACCAGGATAACCTCGACCGAATTGTTATTGAAAAACCATTTGGTACCGACCTTACGACAGCGCGACTACTGAACCGCTTCCTCCAAAAGAGGTTCGCAGAAAAACAGATCTACCGGATTGATCATTACCTGGGCAAGGAAACCGTACAGAATATAATGGCATTCCGATTTGCCAACTATGTATTTGAACCCTTATGGAATAACCGGTTTGTAGATCATGTAGAGATCAGTGTAACAGAAAAAGTGAGTGTTGGTGCCCGGGGTGGATATTATGATTCCAGTGGCGCATTAAGGGACATGGTACAAAACCATATCCTGCAGCTATTATGTGTAACCGCTATGGAATGCCCAAAGGAATATGAAGCTGAAGCGATCCGCACCGCAAAAAATGCAGTGATAAAAAATATCAGGCCCGTCAGCGGTGCACAGGTATTCAAACAAGTCGTCCGCGGGCAATACAAAGGCTATAAAAAAGAAGACCATGTTGCCTCTTCATCAACCACTGAAACCTATGTAGCTGCAAAATTATTCATCGACAATAAGCGTTGGAAAGGAGTGCCTTTTTTCCTGAGGACCGGCAAATCACTCACCCGGCAATCCACGACGATCATAATTCAGTTCAAACATGCCCCTTTAAAGATTTTCAAAGATGATATTGAACCGAACCGGCTGATCATCAGCATCCAGCCAGAACTGGAAATCAGCCTGTTATTTGAAAGTAAGGTCCCGGGATTACAAATGAAACTGAAGCCCGTGGAAATGGATTTCACCTACAAGGAGTCCTATACCGAAGCCATTCCGGAAGCATATGAAGCCCTTATCCTCGATGTTCTGAAGGGAGACCCCACCCTGTTCATGCGGGCCGACCAGGTGGAATCTGCCTGGCAGGTGGTGATGCCGATCCTCGAAGCCTGGCAGAAACAACCGGCTAAAGAATTGCACCAATATATAGCCGGAACAGAAGGTCCAACGGCAGCTGTAGATTTATTAAAACCCTTTGCAAAAACCTGGACCGGGCTCCCTGAGCAGCAAAAAACGTAA
- a CDS encoding oxygenase MpaB family protein, translated as MKNKQYFAPEGHIIRKIWGNGDTILLIFAGSAAEFALNKAVDWLYFTGKIPKDPIGRLFSTVSYARKIIFATEEEAFATIDSINVIHSHVEHARGAKIPEWAFRDVLYMLIHYSIASFEILERPLSGNEKQAVFENFHKLGERMNIPGLPKDYKEWLTSYHHHLENDLEKSELSIDLFRQYKKHLGNFRYRILIESQKLIVPGTTAKLLGFQNGSALTALLPIYKLLRSIHADWLLKSFLLPKAYHDQIRQLDTGGKQRP; from the coding sequence GTGAAAAACAAGCAATACTTTGCCCCTGAAGGCCATATTATCCGCAAAATCTGGGGTAACGGCGATACCATCCTGCTGATTTTTGCCGGGTCAGCTGCGGAATTCGCCTTGAATAAAGCGGTAGACTGGCTATACTTTACGGGAAAAATTCCAAAAGACCCGATTGGCCGGTTATTTTCTACGGTGTCATATGCCCGGAAGATCATATTTGCAACTGAAGAAGAAGCATTTGCCACCATCGATTCCATCAATGTTATCCATAGCCATGTTGAGCATGCCCGGGGCGCTAAAATTCCCGAATGGGCCTTTCGGGATGTCTTGTATATGTTGATCCATTATTCCATCGCATCATTTGAAATCCTGGAAAGGCCTTTATCAGGCAATGAAAAACAAGCCGTTTTTGAAAACTTCCATAAACTGGGGGAACGAATGAATATACCGGGATTACCGAAAGATTATAAAGAATGGCTAACCAGCTACCACCACCACCTGGAAAACGACCTGGAGAAATCCGAACTAAGCATCGATTTATTCCGGCAATACAAAAAGCACCTGGGAAATTTCAGGTACCGCATCCTGATCGAATCACAAAAACTGATTGTTCCCGGAACTACTGCTAAATTATTAGGCTTCCAAAATGGTTCAGCACTGACAGCCCTGCTGCCTATCTATAAATTACTGCGGAGTATACATGCAGACTGGCTTTTAAAATCATTCCTTCTACCCAAAGCCTACCATGATCAGATCAGGCAATTAGATACCGGAGGCAAGCAACGGCCATAA
- a CDS encoding serine hydrolase domain-containing protein produces the protein MKKIFTLGISACLLLIGCQKAQIEHTLDQSRDVPWADSSNSHPKNAAFRDLLEKYRAKGLPGISLLVNDKNGTWVGSTGYADIEKKIPFRVGQVAKIASITKLFMGTLLFKMIEDSVNTGLGYNSLYDPLTKWLPSHITDKLPNGNLISLGQCMKHETGIPDVIDEDKFYLEVLNNPVKKWDQEELLEFIYDKDPDFAPGDTAIYSNTNTILVSLVLEAATGKKHEDLLKEYLLRPLALTQTFYQPYDQLPANTAQGYFDLYNNNTIVNVSNLVTGSGNGYGGLYSDVFDLYSFMDRLFIKKTIISQKSLTIMETYGKPDFPNQYGYGIMKKFIDRGEDAGVGHSGRDLGYTANLFYFQNKGVIHAFLLNYGTAGDSNLKKVFEEFQDELLDLTLNP, from the coding sequence ATGAAAAAGATATTCACCCTGGGCATTTCAGCATGCCTGCTATTAATAGGTTGCCAGAAAGCCCAGATAGAACATACACTCGATCAGTCAAGGGATGTACCCTGGGCAGACTCCAGCAACAGCCACCCAAAAAATGCAGCATTCCGCGACCTCCTGGAAAAATACAGGGCGAAGGGACTACCGGGTATTTCTTTGCTCGTGAATGACAAAAACGGCACCTGGGTTGGTTCCACCGGTTATGCAGATATTGAAAAGAAAATTCCATTCAGGGTTGGGCAGGTTGCCAAAATTGCCAGTATCACAAAATTATTTATGGGCACCCTTTTATTTAAGATGATTGAAGATTCCGTCAATACCGGCCTGGGCTACAACTCCCTCTATGATCCACTTACCAAATGGCTGCCTTCCCATATTACTGACAAGCTGCCGAATGGAAATTTGATTTCACTAGGCCAATGCATGAAACACGAAACGGGTATTCCTGACGTCATAGATGAAGATAAATTTTACCTGGAGGTATTAAACAACCCTGTAAAGAAATGGGATCAGGAAGAACTACTTGAATTTATCTATGACAAAGATCCCGACTTTGCTCCCGGTGACACGGCCATTTACTCTAATACAAATACGATTTTAGTAAGCCTTGTATTGGAGGCTGCAACGGGGAAAAAACATGAAGACCTCTTAAAAGAATACCTGCTCCGGCCACTGGCATTAACCCAAACCTTTTACCAGCCATATGACCAGTTACCAGCCAACACTGCACAAGGTTATTTCGATTTATACAATAACAACACCATCGTAAATGTTTCAAACCTGGTTACAGGTAGTGGTAACGGCTATGGCGGATTGTATTCCGATGTTTTTGATTTGTACTCATTTATGGATCGGCTGTTCATCAAAAAGACCATCATTTCCCAGAAATCATTGACTATAATGGAAACCTATGGCAAACCTGATTTTCCCAACCAATACGGATATGGTATCATGAAAAAATTCATAGATCGTGGTGAAGATGCTGGCGTTGGGCATTCCGGCCGCGACCTGGGATATACCGCTAACCTATTTTATTTCCAGAATAAAGGGGTAATCCATGCCTTCCTGTTGAATTACGGAACAGCCGGTGACAGCAATTTAAAAAAGGTGTTCGAAGAATTTCAAGATGAATTACTGGATCTTACACTGAATCCATGA
- a CDS encoding L-serine ammonia-lyase, iron-sulfur-dependent, subunit alpha, whose product MDTYPSIFNDVIGPVMRGPSSSHCAASLRIARLCRDLMDENIKDVMIEFDPDGSLATTHKSQGSDMGLFGGFMGWEAYDERLPQSDKHLAAAGINVTINICDIGADHPNTYKFTLSNNIETRNLTAISTGGGMIEVIEIDGNAVSIAGDYFETLIYCKESEKIIQYLKASISFDDIQFHKGEISFIEIKSQSFPDPSICDELLSMAEVTVIKFLKPILPVMARKNLQVPFITCHEMLEYNKNKNKSLWQLALDYEANRGNISEAEVFEKMRDIIHIMDKAIQLGLKGTHYEDRILGSQSVLFKEKLDSNQLIGGETNNRIIMYVSAMMEVKSSMGVIVAAPTAGSCGALPGAIFGTGHSLQLDEDEIVKAMLSAGLIGVFIAAHATFAAEVGGCMAETGSGGGMAAAAITEMNGGTLKQSIAAASLALQNSLGIICDPIGNRVEAPCLGRNVMAATNAVSCANMALSNYEHLIPLDEVIETMKAVGDQIHHTLRCTNLGGLSITNAAKKIEALLEEHPNKLYKSC is encoded by the coding sequence ATGGATACTTATCCAAGTATATTCAATGATGTAATCGGACCTGTAATGCGTGGGCCTTCCAGTTCCCATTGTGCCGCCTCTTTACGCATTGCCCGATTGTGCAGGGACCTGATGGATGAAAACATCAAAGATGTCATGATTGAATTTGACCCTGATGGTTCATTGGCAACTACACACAAGAGCCAGGGTTCTGACATGGGTTTATTCGGTGGATTCATGGGCTGGGAAGCCTATGATGAACGATTACCACAATCAGACAAACACCTGGCGGCTGCAGGAATTAATGTAACCATCAATATTTGTGATATAGGCGCAGATCATCCGAATACCTATAAGTTTACGCTCAGCAATAATATAGAAACAAGAAACCTGACTGCCATTTCCACTGGCGGGGGCATGATTGAAGTAATTGAAATTGATGGCAATGCTGTTTCGATTGCCGGCGATTATTTTGAAACACTGATTTACTGTAAAGAATCGGAAAAGATCATCCAGTACCTAAAAGCATCTATTTCATTTGATGATATTCAATTTCATAAAGGCGAAATAAGTTTTATAGAAATCAAATCACAAAGTTTTCCCGATCCTTCTATTTGCGATGAATTGCTCAGCATGGCGGAAGTTACCGTTATAAAATTCCTGAAACCTATACTGCCTGTAATGGCAAGAAAAAATTTACAGGTTCCGTTTATTACCTGCCATGAAATGCTTGAGTATAACAAGAATAAAAATAAATCCCTTTGGCAACTAGCCTTAGACTATGAAGCTAACAGGGGAAATATTTCGGAGGCGGAAGTATTTGAAAAAATGCGCGACATTATTCATATAATGGATAAAGCCATTCAACTGGGTTTAAAAGGGACGCATTATGAAGATCGGATCTTAGGAAGCCAATCAGTACTCTTTAAAGAAAAACTCGATTCCAATCAATTAATTGGTGGGGAAACCAATAACAGGATCATTATGTATGTTTCCGCCATGATGGAAGTAAAAAGTTCGATGGGTGTAATTGTAGCTGCACCAACTGCAGGGTCCTGCGGAGCCTTGCCAGGCGCAATATTCGGAACAGGTCATTCGCTGCAATTGGATGAAGATGAAATAGTCAAGGCCATGTTATCAGCAGGATTAATAGGCGTTTTCATCGCGGCACATGCCACTTTTGCGGCAGAAGTGGGCGGCTGCATGGCGGAAACCGGATCAGGCGGTGGAATGGCTGCCGCAGCAATCACAGAAATGAACGGAGGAACGCTGAAGCAATCTATAGCTGCGGCCTCTTTAGCGCTACAAAATTCATTGGGGATAATTTGTGATCCAATCGGCAATCGCGTGGAAGCCCCCTGTTTAGGACGGAATGTTATGGCAGCCACAAATGCTGTTTCCTGTGCCAACATGGCTTTATCCAATTATGAGCATCTTATACCACTCGATGAAGTCATAGAAACAATGAAAGCAGTTGGTGATCAAATTCATCATACCTTAAGATGCACCAACCTTGGTGGCCTTTCCATTACGAATGCTGCAAAAAAAATTGAAGCCTTGCTGGAAGAACATCCCAATAAATTGTATAAAAGTTGCTGA
- a CDS encoding glycoside hydrolase family 95 protein gives MKSPLKCFSFLLQLTLLFPTILLTAQPANYPNSIRENAFNPATLLWYDEPAKKWEDALPVGNGRLGAMVFGKNGEERIQLNEETYWTGGPYSTVVKGGAAVLPEIQQLVFEEKYLAAHNLFGRRLMGYPVEQQKYQSMANLHLFFSNQESVSNYKRWLDLETGITGVSYQSNDITYHRQVFASAPDQVIVVRITADKPGSISLTANLRGVRNQSHSNYATDYFNMDPYGKDGLVLTGKSADYMGIEGKLRYEARIKAVPEGGTMKTDGVDLIIENANAVTLYFAAATNFVTYKDVSANQHQRVDNYFNGLENKTWQSILEAAVNDYKKYYDRVSIKLPITQNSFLPIPERILKIQASPDPSLSALSYNFGRYLMISSSRPGTEPANLQGIWNDDMNPAWDSKYTTNINTEMNYWPVESGNLSECAEPLVRMIKELTDQGTQVAREHYGASGWVFHQNTDLWRVAAPMDGPTWGTFTVGGAWLCTHLWEHYQYTRDKTFLQETYPLIKGSVQFFMDFLVPHPNGKWLVTNPSTSPENFPDGGGNKPYFDEVTAGFREGTTICAGSSIDMQILYDLFGYFMEASTILGENNEFTRQVKTAREKLVPPQIGRDGSLQEWADDWKSLEKNHRHFSHMYGLYPGKVLYEKRTPALIAAYKKVLEERGDASTGWSRAWKMALWARLHDGNRANKIYKGYIKEQSCFSLFALCGRAMQVDGTFGVTAAITEMLLQSQEGYIKLLPALPDEWSSGEFSGVCARGAFELSFSWENKKVTQLKILSKAGETCRIEYGAIKKIKSGGHSIPFKKLADNTVEFKTIKGGVYLIEK, from the coding sequence ATGAAGTCACCATTAAAATGTTTTTCGTTCTTACTTCAGTTAACACTCCTGTTTCCAACGATACTATTAACGGCACAACCCGCTAATTATCCCAACAGCATCAGGGAAAATGCATTTAATCCGGCTACTTTATTATGGTACGATGAACCAGCAAAAAAATGGGAAGATGCACTCCCTGTTGGCAATGGCCGATTGGGCGCAATGGTCTTTGGGAAAAATGGGGAAGAACGCATCCAGCTCAATGAAGAAACCTATTGGACCGGCGGACCATATTCAACAGTTGTGAAAGGTGGCGCAGCGGTATTACCGGAAATCCAGCAACTTGTTTTTGAAGAAAAATATTTAGCAGCACATAATTTATTCGGGCGAAGGCTGATGGGATATCCCGTTGAGCAACAAAAATACCAGTCAATGGCTAACCTGCACCTGTTTTTCAGTAACCAGGAATCTGTCAGTAACTACAAGCGCTGGCTCGATCTGGAGACCGGGATAACAGGTGTCTCTTACCAATCAAACGATATTACCTATCATCGGCAGGTATTTGCATCTGCACCCGACCAGGTCATTGTAGTCCGGATCACTGCAGATAAACCGGGCAGTATCTCTTTAACCGCAAACCTGCGCGGCGTAAGAAACCAGTCGCACTCCAATTATGCAACTGATTATTTCAACATGGACCCCTACGGTAAAGATGGTTTAGTGCTGACAGGTAAATCAGCCGACTATATGGGAATTGAAGGGAAATTAAGATATGAAGCCCGCATAAAAGCTGTTCCTGAAGGTGGCACGATGAAAACAGATGGCGTTGATTTAATCATTGAAAATGCCAACGCGGTTACCTTATATTTTGCGGCTGCTACAAATTTTGTTACTTACAAAGATGTAAGTGCGAACCAGCACCAACGGGTTGATAACTACTTCAATGGCCTGGAAAACAAAACCTGGCAAAGCATTCTTGAAGCAGCTGTAAACGACTATAAAAAATACTATGACAGGGTATCGATAAAATTACCCATCACCCAAAACTCCTTTCTCCCGATTCCGGAACGCATTCTAAAAATACAGGCAAGTCCGGACCCGTCCCTGTCCGCCCTCAGTTATAATTTCGGAAGGTACCTGATGATCAGTTCATCACGGCCAGGCACTGAACCTGCTAACCTGCAGGGCATATGGAACGACGACATGAATCCAGCCTGGGATTCAAAGTATACCACCAATATCAATACTGAAATGAACTATTGGCCGGTGGAATCAGGCAATCTTTCAGAATGCGCGGAACCGCTGGTCCGCATGATAAAGGAATTAACAGACCAGGGAACACAAGTTGCCAGGGAACATTATGGTGCCAGCGGATGGGTCTTCCACCAGAATACAGACCTCTGGCGGGTCGCGGCGCCCATGGATGGCCCAACATGGGGGACATTCACCGTTGGTGGCGCCTGGTTGTGCACACATTTATGGGAGCATTATCAATACACCAGGGATAAAACTTTCCTGCAGGAGACTTATCCTTTGATAAAAGGTTCAGTACAATTCTTTATGGATTTTTTAGTGCCCCACCCCAACGGAAAATGGCTGGTAACCAACCCATCCACTTCCCCGGAAAACTTTCCGGATGGCGGGGGAAACAAACCCTACTTTGACGAGGTAACTGCGGGGTTCAGGGAAGGCACAACCATCTGTGCGGGCTCTTCCATTGACATGCAAATCCTCTACGACCTGTTTGGTTATTTCATGGAAGCATCAACCATCCTTGGCGAGAATAATGAATTCACCCGGCAGGTAAAGACAGCCCGGGAAAAATTAGTGCCGCCACAAATTGGCAGGGATGGTTCACTGCAGGAATGGGCCGATGACTGGAAATCACTGGAAAAAAACCACCGCCATTTTTCCCATATGTATGGCTTATATCCCGGGAAGGTATTGTATGAGAAAAGAACGCCTGCTTTGATAGCCGCGTATAAAAAAGTACTGGAAGAAAGGGGCGATGCATCCACAGGCTGGTCAAGGGCCTGGAAGATGGCGCTTTGGGCCCGGCTGCATGATGGCAACAGGGCTAATAAAATTTATAAAGGATATATTAAAGAGCAGAGCTGCTTCTCACTTTTTGCACTGTGCGGACGGGCAATGCAGGTGGATGGAACCTTTGGTGTGACTGCCGCAATCACGGAAATGTTGCTGCAATCACAGGAAGGATACATAAAATTATTACCTGCCCTTCCGGATGAATGGAGCTCGGGCGAATTCAGCGGCGTATGCGCAAGAGGTGCATTTGAATTAAGTTTTAGCTGGGAAAATAAAAAAGTCACCCAACTTAAAATATTATCCAAAGCAGGAGAAACCTGCAGGATCGAATATGGCGCTATTAAGAAAATAAAAAGCGGCGGGCATAGTATCCCTTTTAAAAAACTGGCAGACAATACTGTTGAATTCAAAACAATAAAGGGTGGTGTTTATTTAATAGAAAAATAA
- a CDS encoding pyridoxal phosphate-dependent aminotransferase, with translation MLQISQRGRDMPPSPIRKLVPFAEAAKKKGVKVYHLNIGQPDIETPKAMLDAVKNADFKVLEYSHSAGNESYRRKLVDYYKKVGITINHNQIIVTTGGSEAILFGFMACLDPGDEVIIPEPFYANYNGFAVAAGVVVKPITSYIENGFALPPMEEFEKAITPKTKAILICNPNNPTGYLYSRQELEVLKALIVKHRLFLFADEAYREFCYSGEHFSAMKLEGVDDHIVLMDTISKRYSACGARIGAFVTRNQSLLDAAMKFAQARLSPPGFAQIAAEAAIDLPDSYFDGPKAEYLKRRDALVSRLNAIPGVFCPNPGGAFYAIARLPIDDADNFCQWLLESFSYNGQTVMLAPATGFYGTPGLGKNEVRLAYVLNVPAIHAAMDCLEKALEAYNKRQKTSQ, from the coding sequence ATGTTACAAATCAGTCAACGCGGCAGGGATATGCCGCCTTCACCCATCCGCAAACTGGTTCCGTTTGCTGAAGCCGCCAAGAAAAAAGGCGTGAAAGTGTACCATCTCAATATTGGCCAGCCCGATATTGAAACGCCCAAAGCCATGCTGGATGCGGTAAAAAATGCCGATTTCAAAGTTTTGGAATATAGCCACAGCGCAGGTAATGAATCTTACCGCCGGAAATTGGTAGACTACTATAAAAAAGTCGGCATCACTATTAACCATAACCAGATCATTGTAACTACTGGTGGATCAGAGGCTATCCTCTTTGGTTTCATGGCCTGCCTCGATCCTGGCGATGAAGTGATAATCCCTGAACCATTTTATGCCAATTATAATGGCTTTGCTGTTGCTGCCGGAGTAGTTGTGAAACCCATCACCTCGTATATCGAAAATGGTTTTGCGCTTCCACCTATGGAAGAATTTGAAAAAGCCATCACACCGAAGACCAAAGCCATTTTAATCTGCAACCCGAATAACCCCACAGGTTATTTATACAGCCGGCAGGAATTGGAAGTGTTGAAAGCGCTCATCGTAAAGCACCGGTTATTCCTCTTTGCAGATGAAGCCTATCGTGAATTCTGTTATTCAGGCGAACACTTCAGCGCTATGAAACTAGAAGGTGTTGATGACCATATCGTTTTAATGGATACCATATCTAAAAGATACAGTGCCTGTGGTGCAAGAATCGGGGCTTTTGTAACCCGGAACCAAAGTTTGCTGGATGCTGCCATGAAATTTGCGCAGGCCAGGTTGAGTCCGCCGGGTTTTGCGCAGATCGCTGCAGAAGCTGCCATAGATCTGCCCGACAGTTATTTCGATGGACCAAAGGCTGAGTATTTAAAACGGCGCGATGCGCTGGTAAGCCGGCTCAATGCGATCCCGGGTGTATTTTGCCCTAACCCTGGTGGCGCATTTTATGCCATTGCCCGCCTGCCCATCGACGATGCGGATAATTTCTGCCAATGGCTCCTGGAGAGTTTTTCCTATAACGGCCAGACCGTTATGCTGGCCCCGGCAACAGGGTTTTATGGCACACCCGGACTGGGAAAAAATGAGGTCCGGTTGGCTTACGTATTAAATGTACCCGCCATACATGCCGCCATGGATTGCCTGGAAAAAGCCCTGGAAGCCTATAATAAACGCCAGAAAACGAGCCAATAG
- a CDS encoding anaerobic C4-dicarboxylate transporter family protein has protein sequence MLWIQFILLIVMILIGSRMKGIGLGVMGMLGMLVFVFVFGMRPAEPPLDVMLIILAIVATAATMQAAGGLDYLVGVAENIIRSNPERIVFIAPFTTFFLCLFAGTSHVVYSLLPIIAEVSAKKRIRPERPLSISVVAAHLALTGSPMSAATAALAAILVYNGASIHIMMICIPACLLGVLAGCFAALRMGRELPDDPVFLQKMQEPNFSNWINSGIRQSQREVKPGAKTAVLIFGIAILLVVISGAFPGWLPNLGAGKENFAMRADGSLKMVGIIVMVTLAASAAIMLLTKTSSETVMKATLFTAMAAAVVSVFGVVWMSATFMAHNDATIKASLGSVVNQFPWTFAIAVFLMGILMFSQAATTRAMMPLGIALGLPPVVLIGVFPAVNSDFVLPGYPTLLAAINVDRTGSTSIGRYVFNHSFIRPGMVAIVVAILSAFLLGELFL, from the coding sequence ATGCTTTGGATTCAATTTATACTGTTGATCGTCATGATTTTAATCGGTTCCCGTATGAAGGGTATCGGGCTGGGCGTGATGGGTATGCTGGGAATGCTGGTTTTTGTATTTGTATTCGGTATGCGCCCGGCTGAACCTCCGCTGGATGTGATGCTGATCATCCTGGCCATCGTGGCCACTGCTGCTACGATGCAGGCGGCCGGGGGATTGGATTACCTGGTAGGAGTAGCCGAAAATATCATTCGCAGTAATCCGGAACGGATCGTTTTCATTGCGCCCTTTACCACATTTTTTTTATGCCTTTTTGCAGGCACATCCCATGTAGTATATTCCTTATTGCCCATTATTGCTGAAGTATCGGCCAAAAAAAGGATCCGGCCTGAACGGCCCTTAAGTATTTCCGTAGTGGCAGCCCACCTGGCATTAACGGGTAGTCCAATGAGTGCGGCTACTGCTGCCCTGGCTGCTATACTTGTTTATAATGGGGCATCCATACATATCATGATGATTTGTATCCCCGCCTGTTTGCTGGGTGTTCTGGCGGGTTGCTTTGCTGCACTTAGGATGGGCCGGGAGTTACCTGATGATCCGGTTTTCCTGCAAAAAATGCAGGAGCCCAATTTTAGTAACTGGATCAATTCGGGCATCCGGCAAAGTCAAAGGGAAGTGAAGCCTGGTGCTAAAACGGCAGTCCTGATTTTCGGCATCGCTATTCTATTGGTAGTCATTTCTGGCGCTTTTCCCGGCTGGTTGCCCAACCTGGGCGCGGGAAAGGAAAATTTTGCCATGCGGGCCGATGGTTCCCTTAAAATGGTGGGCATTATCGTGATGGTAACCCTGGCAGCTTCAGCGGCTATCATGCTCCTCACTAAAACGAGTTCGGAAACAGTTATGAAAGCCACGCTTTTCACCGCAATGGCGGCTGCTGTTGTTTCAGTGTTTGGGGTGGTATGGATGAGTGCCACGTTTATGGCCCATAATGATGCCACAATTAAAGCATCTCTTGGGTCAGTGGTGAACCAGTTTCCGTGGACATTTGCCATTGCCGTTTTTTTGATGGGAATACTGATGTTTAGCCAGGCGGCAACAACCCGGGCGATGATGCCCCTTGGTATTGCATTGGGTTTACCGCCTGTGGTGTTGATAGGTGTTTTTCCGGCTGTGAACAGTGATTTTGTATTACCTGGTTATCCCACATTACTGGCAGCGATCAATGTAGACCGAACCGGTTCTACATCGATCGGTAGATATGTGTTCAACCATAGTTTTATCAGGCCTGGAATGGTGGCGATTGTAGTGGCCATACTTTCGGCCTTCCTGCTGGGAGAATTGTTTTTATAA